The DNA window CGTTGAATGGCAAACGTCACTGCCAATGCGTCAAAGATGACCTCAAAGCCTGTGATGGCGAGTTGGAAATCATGCAAGTCCTTGAGGTTGTTGAATTCGAATGTTCGGATGGTTTGGTTGTGTCTTAGCAGTTGCAATGCATCAGACATGTTTCTGGGAAGCTCCTTGGGTACCTGTGCTTCGGAGACCGAGATAGTCATGTCCTTCTGTGGCTGTCGAAGAACACGGAGGACTTTAGCGTTGCTGACTTCCAGCCTCACGCGCAACTCTCCAGGCGCCACATTGATACGATCAGCGACATTGCCGTTCTGGTAATCTATTACCACCTTCAGATGGTCGGCCAATACTGTTGGTGGCATGTCTCCACCATATTCATCGTTAACGACTCTCACAGCCTTCCACGGCATACGACTGAATGGAGCCATCCCAATAGGCTCCCGGAGACTTTGAGCAACCGAAAAGTTCTTGAGGGGCACATCCGCATAAATCTTTTCATCGTGATCCAGGGCCGTTCCGGTCAGAATCGAATGAAACTTGATCCTCGCCTTGTCGTCGCTAAAGACCATGACCATACGACCCTTCGACTTACCGTTCTCGTATTTGATTGCGAGGGAGGGGGCATCGCCATCGCCGCGGAAGAATCCGAACTGGACAGGATGAGCTGGGGAATACACATGCTGGACTCCGCTCAGCGTTCTTGTCTTTGGCCCTGTGACCACGGCAATTCGGAAGCCAAGATGCCATGTGCGAGTAGCCGCAGGTCCATTCTCTTTGTGGATCTTTTCAAACAGTGAGATTTCACAATAAGGTGTTGGCTCTTTCGGAAATTGGCGGTAGTTGGGGTCGGCATCCATTACCTGGAATGATCGTAAGGTCGACCTGAACACCATGCTCTCGTCATTACGTGGGAAAAGTGACTGGTTGACCTTGCTTCCAAAATCATACATATTCCATAGAGTCCTGAAATCCTGCTGCACGAGCTGGATAGTTAACATGAAACCACGTCGTAGTCGAATGTCAACAGTAAACGTTTCCTTTCGCCAGCGAAGGTCGTCCCAAACTGGACCAACGTTCTTGTTTTCCTGTATAGCAAGTTGCACGTGACCGTTCTGGCTTGTCAGGATGAAAACCAGCCCCGTAGACTTCTGTGGTCGAACCATCGAAAGCAGGCAAGGGAAGTAGAACTTCTGGTCTTCATGGCCTTGCTCCATAAGATAAGCATCTGCTTGCACTCGTCCGTAGTTAAAGTTATCCGTAGTATCTCCAACGGGCAAAGAATCCAGTAGCCTCAATTTGGACATCGGGCTGGTCATGGCAGTAAGACCCGAAGCCCAGTTGCCTGAGAGCAGGGCAATCATGTCCTGACTCAGAGGTGGGTATTCAACCCATATCGACTTATCAATGCTCTGTGGCAAGAATGCATCCTCAGGGGGTAAGAATCCGTTGCGTTTCATAGACATGGCCAGCTTCTTAAGCGCTGAAACCAGACTAGTGCTAACGTCGGCGACTTCAGAGTCAATTTCTACCCCTTGTGACTGAGCAACTTCGGGAACAACCTGCTCAGAAAGCCAGAAGGCTTTTGCCAAGTTGGCATAGGCTTGTTGACGATCTCTGTCGTTCTGCATCTGGCCCTGTGGAGAACTGGGCCTTTCTCTAATAGCGACCTCGAGGCCCATGCGACCCTTAAGAAACCACCACAATGCACCACGTCCAAAATCCATTAGAGAACAAGTCGACAAGGGTTTGATAGATTCCGCATGAAGTCGGAAGAGTTCGAAAAGATGGCTCGTCCTTGTGGTAAAGGTCTCAAGAGCCTGTTCGGCAGCTGCAGAAGTGCCATCAGCAACTCTGACAGATAAAGCTCTGGATGCCATCATGGGAGGAGCACGCTGTGGCGCAATGCTTGGCTGCCGAGACAATTGATTGACTTCTGAAGTAGGAGTTGAGGCCGACGATATTGCGGAAGCAGGAGTGGGAACAGCTGGAGACCCAGTGGGCGCCGGTGCTGGAGATGCACCTGGGGCAGAAGCCGGGATTGCAGCTGAAGGTCCAGGCGGTGAATAAGATGAAGAATTGGAATGAACAGAAGCTGCAGGACTGTATTCAAGACTCGGCTTCGCGGATTGAACTTCTGGTGATGGTGGCCCTGGTCTTCGCGATTCAACAGGAGAGGTTGAAAGAGGCGTAGCAGAATGAGGGTCATCCCAGTTGTGGGAGGATGCTGACGTCGCACTGGCGACTCGAGCAGCTTCAGCAAACACTCTGCCTTCTGCTTCACGTTGTTGCGCAGAATGGATCTCGATATATGATTTTCTGTTATCATCTTGTCTTGCCGCTGGACCCAGAAATCTTGCCCTTGCTGGGCTGAGTGTCTGCTGTGCAGAGATGGGTGACACAAGCTCATCTGGTTTGTTATTATTGTTTGTTCCATTGTCACCCTCGTCGTCCGACCCAGGTGTGTAAATTGAGGAGAACCCAGTCTGTGTTCTGGATAGCGATTTTGGTCGGAAATCGTCCACAGGCGAGCTGGGTCCAGTCGAGTCGGGACGAGGAGGGCGTGCTGGTGGCATTGGAGCCCTGCGATGTGCGGGTGGCTGTGGTGGTTGTGGTGGTTGTGGCGCCTGCTGTGGTTTAGGTCGAGAGGCTTTGCGCTTCGAGATTTCTTGAGTTGGAATCTCAGATTCATCTCCTCCTTCGCCAATCACTTCGGGGGTGGTATCGTCGAATCTTACAACAAGGCCCTTCTTATTAGGTCGTGGGCTTCGTCCCGGCGATTTGTTTGTATCGGGCCGAGCTGCGCCTGCGACGAGAGGACGGTTTTGCTGAGCTGCATGGTTGACAGCTAAAGCTTGGGGGTAACGGGAGATCGATGTAGTGTCGAGCTTGGCTAGCTTTGGGAGCGAAGACGGTGGGGGAGGCGGGGGAGGGTTTATGATTGTAAGATTATCTGAGGAGCTGTGAAGGAACGATTCGACGTTGGCAGCGGAgcgagcttcttctcctttgcgATCTTTACCACCAAACAGCTTGCCCATAAGGCGGTCTCGCCTTGAAGAGCGCCCATCAGGGGCCTGAATAGTAGGTATATCGTTCTCCATGAGGGATACAATGGCGGAGTGTTGAAAGGTTCAAGCTCAGTAGATTGTCATTGACCCAACGACAAGTGACAAAGATGGATAGGAAGTAAGCAGAGCGAACCCCCCAGGTCTTTGCAGGAGCAGAGGAACGTGGTTCCCTTGTCACTGTCACCTCTGCTGGAACGATTACAGGACAGTACCGGAGCAGTAGAGATAGTGGAGTCGTCCAATGAGGCTGGCTTGTTTCTGGCGACACGAGGATCAACTGGTAGGCATGTGGGGATGGTGTAGGCGGACAATGGTACTGTAGACGGCGCTTGGAGGTCGGCTAATATTCAAGGAAAGTCGCCCGTGTCGTTGATGGATGATGTGTTGGATGTAGCGGTATCCGACAGAGGCTCGTTCGTTCGTTGTAAATCAGGGGATATCTGCGATAAGCAATCGTGAGCAGAGGGAGGTGAGGTGAGGCGGAGCTAAGGTAAGGTACCTTTGGTAGCTATTGGCGATAGTGGATGGTGGATGTTTGGCTATGGCGGGGAAGATTGAGTCGAGGCGTCGTGTGCGGCTTCTATGCAGACCTCCAATCCGAGCCGAAATAGAAGaacaaagagaaaaaagggaaaaaggaAGTAAGTGCACAAAGATTCGTAGACAGATCAGAAACGACTACAGCCAATCCCAGATTGCTGTGCGTGTGTGTGCAGGTTGTATGTACAACCACCCTCTTGACGAATGTTACAGTAGAATCTACTGTAGACCCGTTGGGCAGCACAGAATGGTAAACACCCTAAACACCCTCAGAGGTCAGCCCAGAACTTACAATGCGCTACAATGGTTGCACTGCACAGGCAATTCCCATAAAGCTAGCAGGGCAGGGCCAGGGGAACGAAAAGCACCCAGCAGGGGACCGAACAGGGATGGCAGAGGGAGAACCCGCCAAGAAGGGTCCTTACCCTCTGTCTGGATATACGTACGTACTTTATTTGCTGGTGTCTGTAAGGAAATGGCTCGTCCGCCGTAGGATGGAGGAGAAATGGACGGGCTTATTGCACTGCACTGTTGGAATACCTACAGTAAGACAGTGCGTTGTGATAGGACCAGCACAACACCAAGGGATAAAAGTACCAAGAAAGAGGGAGAAAGAATagaataggtaggtaggctaGAAGGCAGAGGGG is part of the Fusarium poae strain DAOMC 252244 chromosome 4, whole genome shotgun sequence genome and encodes:
- a CDS encoding hypothetical protein (TransMembrane:1 (o1011-1031i)~BUSCO:3804at5125), producing MENDIPTIQAPDGRSSRRDRLMGKLFGGKDRKGEEARSAANVESFLHSSSDNLTIINPPPPPPPSSLPKLAKLDTTSISRYPQALAVNHAAQQNRPLVAGAARPDTNKSPGRSPRPNKKGLVVRFDDTTPEVIGEGGDESEIPTQEISKRKASRPKPQQAPQPPQPPQPPAHRRAPMPPARPPRPDSTGPSSPVDDFRPKSLSRTQTGFSSIYTPGSDDEGDNGTNNNNKPDELVSPISAQQTLSPARARFLGPAARQDDNRKSYIEIHSAQQREAEGRVFAEAARVASATSASSHNWDDPHSATPLSTSPVESRRPGPPSPEVQSAKPSLEYSPAASVHSNSSSYSPPGPSAAIPASAPGASPAPAPTGSPAVPTPASAISSASTPTSEVNQLSRQPSIAPQRAPPMMASRALSVRVADGTSAAAEQALETFTTRTSHLFELFRLHAESIKPLSTCSLMDFGRGALWWFLKGRMGLEVAIRERPSSPQGQMQNDRDRQQAYANLAKAFWLSEQVVPEVAQSQGVEIDSEVADVSTSLVSALKKLAMSMKRNGFLPPEDAFLPQSIDKSIWVEYPPLSQDMIALLSGNWASGLTAMTSPMSKLRLLDSLPVGDTTDNFNYGRVQADAYLMEQGHEDQKFYFPCLLSMVRPQKSTGLVFILTSQNGHVQLAIQENKNVGPVWDDLRWRKETFTVDIRLRRGFMLTIQLVQQDFRTLWNMYDFGSKVNQSLFPRNDESMVFRSTLRSFQVMDADPNYRQFPKEPTPYCEISLFEKIHKENGPAATRTWHLGFRIAVVTGPKTRTLSGVQHVYSPAHPVQFGFFRGDGDAPSLAIKYENGKSKGRMVMVFSDDKARIKFHSILTGTALDHDEKIYADVPLKNFSVAQSLREPIGMAPFSRMPWKAVRVVNDEYGGDMPPTVLADHLKVVIDYQNGNVADRINVAPGELRVRLEVSNAKVLRVLRQPQKDMTISVSEAQVPKELPRNMSDALQLLRHNQTIRTFEFNNLKDLHDFQLAITGFEVIFDALAVTFAIQRRRMVVPIHKKWEAGYTRIQVIRNEDGQLQLLAFFEDFHHGHCMNFQLKGTDVYESVQRSSKSGIKFIDAKFPLPRLPADKDGDYDDIAFVCLDLPDLPGEHDDISILFENESDREALAQCLPAPIKGSKKK